In Nitrospirota bacterium, one DNA window encodes the following:
- a CDS encoding DegT/DnrJ/EryC1/StrS aminotransferase family protein — protein MSSNPTEEFLPFSRPTISQEAIDEVVACLKSGWITTGPRVKQFEEDLKAYCSAPYALALSSATAGLHLVLAALELKPGDEVITTPMTFAATLNTIVLAGGKPVLVDVEPGTYNIDVRQIEKAVTKRTRAIMPVHFAGLPVDLDPLYAIAKMHNLRVIEDAAHAIGTEYRGKRIGSFGDVQVFSFHPNKNMTTGEGGCVMTSDEKMAGDVALLRFHGMDREAWNRFGKKGSQHYEIIAPGFKYNMMDMQAALGLHQLKQLDGFIKRRTELALRYQKLLADWTQVSLPSAPSYPHLHAWHLYTPLVNPERAGMDRDAFMQGMKERNVGTGLHYRAVHLYPYYRERFGFKRGDFPNAEAVSDRIVSLPLFPLMTDAEQDRVVAAMAGLFGRKGT, from the coding sequence ATGTCAAGCAACCCAACTGAAGAATTCCTCCCCTTCTCCCGTCCGACGATCAGCCAGGAAGCCATTGACGAGGTGGTGGCCTGTCTCAAATCCGGCTGGATCACGACGGGCCCGCGGGTCAAGCAGTTCGAAGAGGACCTCAAGGCCTACTGTTCGGCGCCCTACGCCCTTGCGCTTTCCTCGGCCACGGCCGGCCTGCACCTGGTGCTGGCTGCGCTGGAACTGAAGCCCGGCGATGAGGTGATCACGACGCCCATGACCTTCGCTGCGACCCTGAACACCATCGTGCTCGCCGGCGGGAAGCCGGTCCTGGTGGATGTCGAGCCGGGGACCTACAACATCGACGTCCGGCAGATCGAGAAGGCCGTTACGAAACGCACGCGGGCCATCATGCCCGTGCATTTCGCGGGTCTGCCCGTGGACCTCGACCCGCTGTATGCGATCGCGAAGATGCACAATCTCCGCGTGATCGAGGACGCGGCCCATGCCATCGGCACGGAGTACCGGGGAAAACGGATCGGCAGTTTCGGCGATGTCCAGGTCTTCAGCTTTCACCCCAACAAGAACATGACCACCGGCGAGGGCGGCTGCGTGATGACCAGTGATGAGAAGATGGCAGGCGACGTGGCCCTGCTCCGCTTCCACGGGATGGACCGCGAAGCCTGGAACCGCTTCGGGAAGAAGGGCAGCCAGCATTACGAGATCATCGCGCCGGGCTTCAAATATAATATGATGGACATGCAGGCGGCCCTCGGCCTGCACCAGCTGAAACAGCTCGACGGCTTCATCAAACGACGCACGGAACTGGCGCTCCGGTACCAGAAGCTGCTCGCCGACTGGACGCAGGTCAGCCTGCCCTCGGCTCCTTCCTATCCGCATCTCCACGCCTGGCACCTCTACACCCCGCTCGTCAATCCCGAACGTGCGGGCATGGACCGGGATGCCTTCATGCAGGGGATGAAGGAGCGCAACGTCGGCACCGGGCTGCACTACCGGGCCGTGCATCTCTATCCCTATTACCGGGAGCGGTTCGGCTTCAAGCGCGGCGATTTCCCGAATGCCGAGGCCGTATCGGACCGCATCGTGAGCCTGCCGCTCTTCCCGCTGATGACCGATGCGGAGCAGGACCGCGTGGTCGCCGCCATGGCCGGCCTGTTCGGGAGGAAAGGGACATGA
- a CDS encoding bifunctional UDP-4-keto-pentose/UDP-xylose synthase gives MGLKILILGVNGFIGNSLTEHILKNKDWEVYGMDMSTDKLDQCLGHERFRFVEGDITVNREWIEYHVKKCDVVLPLVAIATPATYVTDPLRVFELDFEANLDIVRKCVRYKKRVLFPSTSEVYGMCPDREFDEEASNLVLGPINKPRWIYSCSKQLMDRVIHAYGMKEGLKYTLFRPFNWIGPKLDNILEPKEGSSRVLTQFIGNILRGKDIQLVDGGEQRRSFTYIDDGIDALIRIIENRDSAADGRIFNIGNPSNDMSIRELAETLIALIRTYPRFAKLADSVRIVTVRSKEYYGEGYQDILTRVPSIRNAETYLGWKPTTDLKTALRKTLDYHLGRPSQELDV, from the coding sequence ATGGGCCTGAAAATATTGATCCTCGGAGTCAACGGCTTCATCGGCAACAGCCTGACGGAGCACATCCTGAAGAACAAGGATTGGGAAGTCTACGGCATGGATATGTCCACGGACAAGCTCGACCAGTGCCTGGGCCACGAGCGTTTTCGTTTTGTCGAAGGCGACATCACCGTCAACCGCGAATGGATCGAGTACCACGTCAAGAAGTGCGATGTGGTCCTGCCGCTCGTGGCCATCGCCACGCCGGCCACCTACGTCACCGACCCGCTGCGCGTGTTCGAACTAGACTTCGAGGCCAATCTCGACATCGTGAGGAAATGCGTGCGTTACAAAAAGCGCGTCCTCTTCCCGTCCACGTCCGAAGTGTACGGCATGTGCCCCGACCGCGAGTTCGACGAGGAGGCCTCGAACCTCGTGCTCGGCCCGATCAACAAGCCGCGCTGGATCTACTCCTGCTCCAAGCAGCTCATGGACCGCGTGATCCATGCTTATGGCATGAAGGAAGGGCTGAAATACACGCTCTTCCGCCCCTTCAACTGGATCGGCCCGAAGCTGGACAACATCCTCGAGCCCAAGGAGGGCAGCTCGCGCGTGCTCACCCAGTTCATCGGGAACATCCTCCGCGGCAAGGACATCCAGCTCGTGGACGGCGGAGAGCAGCGCAGGAGCTTCACCTATATCGACGACGGCATCGACGCGCTGATCCGGATCATCGAGAACCGGGACAGCGCCGCGGATGGCCGCATCTTCAACATCGGGAACCCATCCAACGACATGTCGATCAGAGAGCTTGCCGAAACGCTGATAGCGCTCATCCGGACCTATCCCCGGTTCGCGAAGCTTGCCGACAGCGTCCGGATCGTGACCGTCCGGTCGAAGGAATACTACGGGGAGGGCTATCAGGACATACTTACCCGCGTGCCGTCGATCCGGAACGCGGAAACCTATCTCGGCTGGAAGCCCACGACGGACCTCAAGACTGCGCTCAGGAAAACTCTGGACTACCACCTCGGCAGGCCGTCTCAAGAGTTGGACGTATAG
- a CDS encoding polysaccharide deacetylase family protein: MNDPLLAIKIDVDTDRGTRIGVPNLLALFDEFGIKATFLFSLGPDNTGRAIKRIFRPGFLSKVSRTSVVSTYGIRTLLNGVLLPGPHVGRRNEVIMRLARDRGHEAGIHCYDHIRWQDGLAKMSRDEVEREFGRARAEFERVFGEPARTAGSAGWQANAFSLAAYDDAGLLYASDARGSHPFFPRAGGSVFRTVQIPTTLPTLDELLGRPEYPDERIVDQYCSVLRPRVVNVLTIHAELEGMKQIGLFRTLLQQLSMRRIEVRRLDDIARDLLREPTAIPVCDLVDGTIEGRSGTLAVQRCAT; the protein is encoded by the coding sequence ATGAACGATCCCCTCCTCGCCATCAAGATCGACGTCGATACCGACCGGGGCACGCGCATCGGCGTGCCCAACCTCCTCGCCCTGTTCGATGAGTTCGGCATCAAGGCCACGTTCCTCTTCTCCCTCGGTCCGGACAATACGGGCCGGGCTATCAAGCGCATCTTCCGCCCGGGGTTCCTGAGCAAGGTGAGCCGCACCAGCGTCGTCTCTACCTACGGCATCCGCACCCTGCTGAACGGCGTTCTGCTGCCGGGACCGCACGTGGGCCGAAGGAACGAGGTCATCATGCGGCTTGCCCGCGACAGGGGCCATGAGGCGGGTATCCACTGCTATGACCATATCCGCTGGCAGGACGGACTTGCGAAGATGAGCCGCGATGAGGTGGAGCGGGAGTTCGGCAGGGCCAGAGCGGAATTCGAACGCGTCTTCGGCGAACCGGCAAGGACCGCCGGGTCGGCGGGTTGGCAGGCGAACGCTTTCAGCCTCGCTGCCTACGATGACGCAGGCCTTCTCTACGCCAGCGATGCCCGGGGCAGCCACCCCTTCTTTCCCCGCGCGGGCGGCTCGGTGTTCAGAACGGTCCAGATCCCCACAACGCTCCCGACGCTGGACGAACTGCTTGGCAGGCCGGAATATCCCGATGAGCGAATCGTCGATCAGTATTGTTCCGTGCTCCGGCCCCGCGTCGTGAACGTGCTCACCATCCATGCCGAACTCGAGGGGATGAAGCAGATAGGCCTTTTTAGGACGCTCCTGCAGCAGTTGAGTATGCGGAGGATCGAGGTCAGGAGGCTGGATGACATCGCCCGCGACCTCCTCCGGGAACCGACCGCAATCCCTGTCTGCGATCTCGTCGACGGCACGATCGAGGGAAGAAGCGGCACCCTTGCGGTCCAGCGCTGCGCAACCTGA
- a CDS encoding 4-amino-4-deoxy-L-arabinose transferase has protein sequence MKYLPIILLGVLLNAAAQLCLKEGMRRIGHFDFVWSNVLPIGLQVAGNLFVLAGLFLYVVSVAVWLLVLSRVEVSFAYPLLSVGYIVNAVAGYYLFQENLSLTRITGIVIICVGVYFVTRS, from the coding sequence ATGAAATACCTGCCGATCATACTGCTCGGGGTACTCCTGAATGCCGCGGCGCAACTCTGCCTGAAGGAAGGCATGCGGCGTATCGGGCATTTTGACTTCGTCTGGTCGAACGTTCTGCCGATCGGGCTCCAGGTCGCCGGCAATCTATTTGTGCTCGCCGGGCTGTTCCTCTACGTCGTGAGCGTCGCAGTCTGGCTCCTGGTGCTTTCGCGGGTGGAAGTGAGCTTTGCCTATCCCCTCCTGAGCGTCGGGTATATCGTGAATGCCGTGGCAGGCTACTACCTGTTCCAGGAGAACCTGTCGCTCACCCGGATCACCGGGATCGTGATCATCTGCGTGGGCGTGTATTTCGTGACGAGAAGCTGA
- a CDS encoding glycosyltransferase produces MTKPYVSVVVPVYNEQDNLNALFTRLTAVLDKLGKPYEILFTNDGSRDRSGEMLRDFHLQRPAEVRVIDFNGNFGQHMAIMAAFERVRGDVIVTLDADLQNPPEEIPKLLAAFEAGHDVVGGFRRNRQDTFFRTYASRVINGIRAKITNIRMKDQGCMLRAYGRNIVDNIVASEETSTFIPALAYSFAAKPTEVAVEHAPRAAGVSKYRLYDLIRLNFDLMTGFSVVPLQVFTVFGMVVSILSTLFVVYLFIRRLMIGPEAEGVFTLFAILYFLVGIGIMGLGIIGEYIGRIYKEVRRRPRFVIRKVYETIDE; encoded by the coding sequence ATGACCAAACCCTACGTGAGCGTCGTTGTCCCCGTGTACAATGAACAGGACAATCTGAACGCGCTCTTTACACGGTTGACGGCCGTCCTGGACAAACTGGGAAAGCCTTATGAGATCCTCTTCACGAACGACGGGAGCCGTGACCGTTCGGGCGAGATGCTGAGGGATTTTCATCTGCAGCGGCCGGCCGAGGTCCGCGTCATCGACTTCAACGGCAATTTCGGGCAGCACATGGCCATCATGGCGGCCTTCGAACGGGTCCGCGGAGACGTCATCGTGACGCTCGACGCCGACCTGCAGAACCCGCCCGAGGAGATCCCCAAACTGCTCGCCGCGTTCGAGGCGGGCCACGACGTGGTCGGCGGCTTTCGCAGGAACCGTCAGGACACCTTTTTCCGGACCTATGCCTCCCGCGTCATCAACGGCATTCGCGCAAAGATCACCAACATCCGCATGAAAGACCAGGGCTGCATGCTCCGGGCATACGGCAGGAACATCGTCGACAACATCGTGGCGAGCGAGGAGACCTCGACCTTCATCCCCGCGCTGGCCTACAGCTTTGCCGCGAAGCCGACCGAGGTCGCGGTCGAGCACGCCCCCCGGGCGGCCGGAGTATCGAAGTACCGGCTCTACGACCTGATCCGCCTGAACTTCGACCTCATGACAGGATTCTCCGTCGTGCCGCTTCAGGTGTTCACGGTCTTCGGCATGGTGGTCTCGATCCTGTCGACGCTCTTCGTGGTCTACCTGTTCATCCGGCGCCTCATGATCGGACCCGAGGCCGAAGGCGTGTTCACCCTCTTTGCAATTCTCTACTTCCTCGTCGGCATCGGCATCATGGGCCTCGGCATCATCGGGGAATATATCGGCAGGATCTACAAGGAGGTGCGGCGACGCCCGCGCTTCGTGATCCGGAAAGTGTACGAAACGATCGATGAATAA
- a CDS encoding formyltransferase, whose translation MLVFAYHEVGYECLDLLIQNDENVLAVITHKDDPDEEIWFRSVAGLARKYGIPVYTPESVNTPAWVEQIRAWEPDLLFSFYYRNMIKEEILNLAPLGAFNMHGSLLPKYRGRAPINWAVLNGETETGVTLHHMVKQADAGDIVDQEKVSIGPEDTAKDVFLKAVKAARLVLERQLGAITSGTAPRRKQDEALASYFGGRKPEDGRIDWTGAAGKIYNLIRAVTQPYPGAFTEVNGRKLIIWWARPLPPSGGEPGQVLSEDPFTVATGSGALEIVNWEWEDEVEEDADREMQGLEAGRILGK comes from the coding sequence ATGTTAGTTTTCGCCTATCACGAGGTCGGGTATGAGTGCCTGGACCTCCTGATCCAGAACGACGAGAATGTGCTCGCCGTCATCACGCACAAGGACGACCCGGACGAGGAGATCTGGTTCCGGTCGGTCGCAGGACTAGCCCGCAAATACGGCATCCCGGTCTACACGCCGGAGTCCGTCAACACGCCGGCATGGGTCGAGCAGATCAGGGCCTGGGAGCCGGACCTCCTCTTTTCCTTCTACTACCGGAACATGATCAAGGAGGAGATCCTGAACCTGGCGCCGCTCGGAGCTTTCAACATGCACGGCTCCCTTCTTCCCAAGTACCGGGGCCGGGCGCCGATCAACTGGGCCGTGCTGAACGGAGAAACGGAAACGGGCGTCACCCTTCACCATATGGTCAAACAGGCCGACGCCGGGGACATCGTTGACCAGGAAAAGGTTTCCATCGGGCCCGAGGACACGGCCAAGGACGTTTTTCTGAAGGCCGTCAAGGCGGCGCGCCTGGTGCTCGAGCGACAATTGGGGGCGATCACGTCGGGGACCGCGCCGCGCCGTAAACAGGACGAAGCGCTGGCCTCTTATTTCGGGGGGCGGAAGCCCGAGGACGGCCGCATTGACTGGACGGGGGCCGCGGGGAAAATATATAATCTGATCCGCGCCGTGACCCAACCCTATCCGGGAGCCTTCACGGAGGTCAACGGGAGGAAGCTCATCATCTGGTGGGCAAGGCCGCTTCCCCCCTCGGGAGGCGAACCGGGGCAGGTTCTGTCTGAAGACCCATTCACGGTTGCCACCGGCAGCGGCGCCCTGGAGATCGTCAACTGGGAATGGGAGGACGAAGTCGAGGAAGATGCCGACCGCGAGATGCAGGGGCTCGAGGCGGGGCGGATCCTGGGAAAATAA